From one Leptospira stimsonii genomic stretch:
- a CDS encoding ferredoxin, giving the protein MADKNDKVKQNVPGKYYIDNSCVPCNDCVEEAPMLLKYTDDESKVYFHRQPANAEEEVAAKKAMEICPVEALGDDGE; this is encoded by the coding sequence ATGGCTGACAAAAACGACAAGGTCAAACAAAACGTTCCCGGTAAATACTATATCGATAACAGTTGTGTTCCGTGCAACGATTGTGTGGAAGAAGCGCCCATGCTTTTAAAATATACGGATGACGAATCCAAAGTTTACTTTCATAGACAACCGGCAAATGCGGAAGAAGAAGTGGCCGCGAAAAAAGCCATGGAAATTTGTCCTGTGGAAGCCCTTGGTGACGACGGAGAATAA
- a CDS encoding M14 family zinc carboxypeptidase, whose translation MLRGYKRLNRYDKKLLRILKLGGKLANLSQIGFSRKTTEGFRFPIHALRLGTDKGLKEHPVGIVAGVHGLETIGILILLDFLEYILHPDSTGYLPDLKKGKLGIVVLPIVNPGGVVLKQRSNPAGVDLMRNSGIDAVKALPFFGGQKISKRLPYYRGQGLEPESRALFRLVQESFFEVKDAIIPVLDLHSGFGTVDNVWWPYAYTKAPCPDTPLYQKIGDHLKNHCGHIHFQYGPQSETYTTHGDLWDKFYDHYLEYHKEESSWNSKFLPLTLEVGTWSDIKEDPSKLFRKRGIFNPASFNKIETVGRYRGFLRDFVKLGVTKPKDWGFE comes from the coding sequence ATGTTACGCGGATACAAAAGACTCAATCGATACGATAAGAAACTTCTCAGAATTTTAAAGTTGGGTGGTAAACTTGCAAATTTGAGTCAGATCGGCTTTTCCAGAAAAACCACCGAAGGTTTTCGATTTCCGATCCACGCGCTTCGACTTGGTACCGATAAAGGTCTGAAAGAGCATCCCGTCGGAATCGTAGCTGGGGTTCACGGTTTGGAAACCATCGGGATTCTTATCTTACTCGATTTTTTAGAATATATTTTACATCCCGATTCAACCGGTTATCTTCCTGATTTGAAAAAGGGAAAATTGGGAATCGTCGTTTTACCGATCGTCAATCCCGGCGGTGTTGTTCTAAAACAAAGATCGAATCCTGCGGGTGTGGATCTGATGAGAAACTCGGGAATTGATGCGGTTAAGGCTCTTCCTTTTTTCGGCGGTCAAAAAATTTCAAAACGACTTCCTTATTACCGCGGCCAAGGATTGGAGCCGGAATCGAGAGCCTTGTTTCGTCTGGTTCAAGAATCCTTTTTCGAGGTGAAAGACGCGATCATTCCGGTGCTGGATCTCCATTCCGGTTTTGGAACGGTAGATAATGTTTGGTGGCCTTACGCCTATACAAAGGCTCCTTGCCCCGATACTCCTTTATATCAGAAGATAGGAGATCATCTCAAAAACCATTGTGGGCACATTCATTTTCAATACGGACCTCAAAGTGAAACCTACACGACTCACGGAGATCTCTGGGATAAGTTTTACGATCATTATCTCGAATATCATAAAGAAGAATCATCTTGGAATTCGAAATTTTTACCTCTTACGTTGGAAGTTGGGACTTGGTCGGATATCAAGGAAGATCCTTCTAAGTTGTTTCGAAAAAGAGGAATTTTTAATCCGGCTTCGTTTAACAAAATCGAGACGGTGGGAAGATACAGGGGATTTCTGAGAGACTTTGTCAAACTAGGCGTGACCAAACCAAAGGACTGGGGATTTGAATAG
- a CDS encoding FAD-dependent oxidoreductase — MSGRVYEWKNLGDSRTIKADVVIVGTGCGGATLAYELSKNGKKVVLIEEGGYYHTGTFDNHELNMAGKVSAERNMATDGSGSINLVYGKNVGGASVHYWADSYRTPDDRLNLWKEEYGVHGHSPEDLSPYWKELDETLNVHPAKEEYHNKMNQLVRKACKSLGWEGNPVPQARKNCQKSGHCMQGCMFGAKQSQLVTHIPKAMALGADIYADCKAVRLELKGDRVEFLEAVMMDRPSGKESEIVLKFEAPVFAIAAGGFGSSTFLLRNGWKKKLPALGENLAINPSPFVHAIYDEPILQWRNIPSAFGVEEFRLPRFQNGQYIEGGFLIMANQLQPGSLAALIPGFGTEHREMMKILPHFGGTIGWIDDVPSELGNISVSSSGKRTVSYNFGKLTKAFLKDCIRKQVLLNFRAGAKWVLLPDLKRTKIESEKDIHKVDQLELGPASMMMAAPHPAGGCRMGQDPLRSVVDWKHRVHGLRNLYVSDSSVFPTGVSVDPSYTIMAFSKQAAKFILEDSSVPTN, encoded by the coding sequence ATGAGCGGTCGCGTTTATGAATGGAAGAATCTAGGAGATTCAAGGACTATCAAGGCCGATGTCGTGATCGTAGGAACCGGTTGCGGAGGTGCGACCTTGGCTTACGAGCTTTCCAAGAACGGAAAAAAAGTCGTTCTCATCGAAGAAGGAGGTTATTACCATACAGGAACCTTCGACAATCATGAACTCAATATGGCTGGAAAAGTTTCAGCAGAAAGAAACATGGCGACCGATGGATCCGGATCCATCAATCTCGTATATGGAAAGAACGTTGGCGGTGCTTCGGTTCACTATTGGGCGGACAGTTATAGAACCCCGGACGATCGTTTGAATCTCTGGAAAGAAGAATACGGAGTGCACGGGCATTCTCCAGAAGATCTAAGTCCGTATTGGAAAGAATTGGATGAGACTCTCAACGTACATCCCGCTAAAGAAGAATATCATAATAAAATGAATCAGCTCGTTCGAAAGGCGTGCAAATCTCTTGGGTGGGAAGGGAATCCGGTTCCTCAAGCAAGAAAAAATTGCCAGAAGTCCGGACATTGTATGCAAGGTTGTATGTTCGGCGCAAAACAAAGCCAATTAGTCACGCACATTCCGAAAGCGATGGCATTGGGGGCCGATATCTACGCGGATTGTAAAGCCGTTCGATTGGAACTAAAAGGAGATCGAGTGGAATTTTTAGAGGCGGTCATGATGGACCGACCTTCCGGAAAAGAATCCGAAATCGTTCTTAAATTCGAAGCTCCGGTCTTCGCCATCGCCGCCGGCGGTTTTGGAAGTTCCACTTTCTTACTTCGAAACGGATGGAAGAAAAAATTACCCGCACTCGGAGAAAATCTTGCGATCAACCCGTCCCCCTTTGTTCACGCAATCTATGATGAACCGATCCTCCAATGGAGAAACATTCCGTCCGCATTCGGTGTGGAAGAATTTCGTCTCCCCCGCTTTCAAAATGGCCAATACATAGAAGGCGGATTTCTAATCATGGCCAACCAATTACAACCAGGAAGTCTTGCCGCACTTATTCCTGGATTCGGCACCGAACACCGGGAAATGATGAAAATTCTTCCCCACTTTGGCGGAACAATCGGCTGGATCGACGATGTTCCATCGGAACTAGGAAATATTTCCGTAAGTTCCTCCGGAAAAAGGACCGTATCGTATAACTTCGGTAAGTTGACAAAAGCCTTTCTAAAAGATTGTATACGAAAGCAGGTTCTGCTTAATTTTCGAGCCGGAGCCAAATGGGTTCTCCTTCCGGATCTCAAAAGAACGAAAATCGAATCAGAGAAAGATATTCATAAAGTCGATCAACTCGAGTTAGGCCCGGCTTCTATGATGATGGCCGCGCCACATCCAGCGGGAGGTTGTAGAATGGGACAGGATCCTCTAAGGTCCGTCGTAGACTGGAAACACAGGGTGCACGGACTTAGAAATCTCTACGTCTCCGACTCAAGCGTATTTCCCACGGGTGTTTCGGTTGATCCAAGTTATACGATCATGGCGTTCAGCAAACAGGCCGCCAAATTCATCCTCGAAGATTCCTCCGTACCCACGAATTGA
- a CDS encoding pyridoxal phosphate-dependent aminotransferase has product MKDEFRFSSRFSFQEGENEFAEILSEYKRQNVAFIDLTASNPTQAGIQYPSEAIRHSFQTADLITYLPDPQGDKTARDTIREYYKSKGMEIQSEDLFLVSSSSEAYSYLFKLFCDAGDSILIPAPGYPLFEFLSVMEGLHTISYYTKKENLWKLQRSDLKPKDLEKSKLLLIVSPNNPTGSIFTESDFESIKELLIYHNIPLIIDEVFSDYVYDGEVHSTLIDSETPVITVNGLSKILGMPGMKLSWILLSGPATWKRKTKEFLELISDTYLSVNTPVQNVLSDLMQWRTMIQTQILKRIQRNRTTLKRILSELELTKKILCDLPKAGWYCTLESEGFFPEEKIALRLLKEKQVYTHAGEMFGFPELGDSGRIVLSLLTETESFETGMGRIVEFLKESGSA; this is encoded by the coding sequence ATGAAAGATGAATTTCGTTTTAGTTCTCGATTCTCTTTTCAAGAAGGGGAAAACGAATTCGCAGAAATCCTTTCCGAATACAAAAGGCAAAACGTAGCATTTATCGATCTAACCGCTTCCAATCCTACTCAAGCAGGGATTCAATATCCATCGGAGGCGATTCGTCATAGTTTTCAAACCGCCGATTTGATCACATATCTTCCGGACCCGCAAGGTGACAAAACGGCTCGTGATACCATTCGCGAATATTATAAATCTAAAGGAATGGAAATCCAATCGGAAGATCTTTTTTTAGTTTCTTCTTCTTCGGAAGCCTACTCTTACTTATTCAAGCTTTTTTGCGATGCGGGGGACTCGATTCTTATCCCTGCCCCAGGATATCCCCTATTTGAATTTCTCTCCGTAATGGAAGGTCTGCATACGATTTCCTATTATACGAAAAAAGAAAATCTTTGGAAATTGCAGAGATCGGATTTGAAACCTAAGGATCTAGAAAAGAGTAAACTTCTTTTAATCGTAAGTCCGAACAACCCCACGGGTTCCATTTTCACCGAATCGGATTTTGAATCGATAAAGGAATTATTAATATATCATAATATTCCTTTGATAATCGACGAGGTATTCTCCGATTACGTTTACGACGGTGAAGTCCATTCAACGTTGATCGACTCGGAAACTCCCGTGATTACCGTAAACGGTTTATCGAAGATTCTGGGAATGCCTGGAATGAAACTTTCCTGGATTCTACTCAGTGGTCCCGCAACCTGGAAAAGAAAAACGAAAGAATTTTTGGAATTAATTTCCGATACTTATCTTTCCGTAAACACTCCCGTGCAAAACGTTCTCTCGGATTTAATGCAGTGGAGAACAATGATCCAAACTCAGATTTTAAAAAGAATTCAAAGAAATCGCACTACTTTGAAACGGATTCTTTCCGAGTTAGAGCTTACTAAAAAAATTCTCTGTGATCTACCGAAGGCCGGCTGGTATTGCACTTTAGAAAGTGAGGGTTTTTTCCCGGAGGAAAAAATCGCGCTTCGTTTATTAAAAGAAAAACAAGTTTATACTCATGCCGGAGAAATGTTCGGTTTTCCGGAGTTAGGTGATTCGGGACGAATTGTCCTGAGTCTTTTGACGGAAACGGAATCGTTCGAAACCGGAATGGGAAGGATTGTTGAATTTTTAAAGGAATCCGGAAGTGCGTAG
- a CDS encoding DUF2905 domain-containing protein, which yields MESFGKPFLLLGAFFLILGIFFLYGNKIPFLNELGKLPGDIRIEKENFKFYFPLTTSILISVLISVVLFLIQKFRNGSP from the coding sequence ATGGAATCCTTCGGCAAACCCTTTCTCCTCCTCGGCGCATTCTTTCTTATCCTAGGAATCTTTTTTCTCTATGGAAATAAAATCCCCTTCTTAAACGAGTTAGGTAAACTTCCCGGTGACATTCGAATTGAAAAAGAAAATTTCAAGTTCTATTTTCCTCTTACCACTTCGATTCTCATTAGCGTTTTGATTTCCGTTGTTCTCTTTTTAATTCAAAAGTTCAGAAACGGTTCGCCATGA